The following are encoded together in the Flavobacterium haoranii genome:
- the cysK gene encoding cysteine synthase A, giving the protein MKANNILETIGNTPVVKLNKLFGANKNVFIKLERTNPGNSIKDRIALAMIEDAEAKGLLKPDSVIVEPTSGNTGIGLALVAAVKGYKVILVMPESMSVERRKLMEIYGAEFDLTPREKGMKGAIERAAELVKEIPNAWSPSQFDNPANVEVHQRTTAQEILADFPEGVDYLITGVGTGGHITGVASVLKEKFPNVKVIAVEPEASPVLSGGEPGPHPLQGIGAGFFPKVYRPELIDEVITVGKDEAFDYARNIAKEEGILVGISTGASLAAVSKKIESLPDDAVVLTFNYDTGERYLSIEGLF; this is encoded by the coding sequence ATGAAAGCAAATAATATTTTAGAAACTATCGGGAATACACCAGTAGTTAAATTGAACAAATTGTTTGGTGCTAATAAAAATGTATTCATCAAACTAGAAAGAACAAATCCTGGAAATAGTATTAAAGACAGAATTGCTTTGGCAATGATTGAAGATGCTGAAGCTAAAGGTTTATTGAAACCGGACAGCGTTATTGTTGAGCCTACTTCTGGTAATACGGGAATCGGACTGGCTTTAGTAGCTGCGGTGAAAGGATATAAAGTGATTTTAGTCATGCCAGAATCCATGAGTGTGGAACGAAGAAAATTGATGGAAATTTATGGAGCCGAATTTGATTTAACACCACGTGAAAAAGGAATGAAAGGTGCTATTGAACGCGCTGCCGAATTGGTAAAAGAAATTCCAAATGCATGGTCGCCTTCTCAATTTGATAATCCTGCCAATGTGGAAGTGCACCAACGAACAACTGCTCAAGAAATTTTAGCCGATTTTCCTGAAGGTGTAGATTACCTAATTACAGGCGTTGGAACAGGTGGACACATTACAGGTGTGGCTTCGGTTTTAAAAGAAAAATTTCCGAATGTAAAAGTAATCGCTGTAGAACCAGAAGCTTCGCCGGTGTTGAGTGGTGGTGAACCGGGACCGCATCCATTACAAGGAATTGGAGCTGGATTTTTTCCTAAAGTGTACAGACCTGAATTAATTGATGAAGTAATCACTGTGGGTAAAGACGAAGCGTTTGATTATGCTAGAAATATCGCCAAAGAAGAAGGAATTTTAGTCGGAATTTCAACAGGAGCTTCTTTAGCGGCAGTGTCTAAAAAAATCGAAAGCCTTCCGGATGATGCAGTCGTTTTAACATTCAACTACGACACGGGAGAGCGTTACCTTTCAATTGAAGGATTGTTTTAA
- a CDS encoding alpha/beta fold hydrolase codes for MSYIQKIVFEDFQLQNGVLQSKVILSYQLFGQSIGTAPLVLVNHALTGNSQVIGENGWWESLIGEQKTINTNKYTVLVFNIPGNGYQDENNLIENYQDFTTYDIANLFWKGIDSFKVNQVFAVIGGSLGGAIAWEMAAIRPKAIANLIPVATNWKASDWLIGNVLIQDLILNNSKNPIHDARIHAMLLYRTPESLQDKFNTKLQSAEGLFQVESWLLHHGEKLQNRFQLSAYKLMNHLLKTTDIFRNRNQSEVIKNITSNIHLVSVDNDYFFTANEIKTAFQEIKNYKNNAFYHEIKSIHGHDAFLIEFEQLNNILKPIFN; via the coding sequence ATGAGTTATATTCAAAAAATAGTGTTCGAGGATTTCCAATTGCAAAATGGAGTGTTGCAATCAAAGGTTATTCTTTCTTATCAATTGTTCGGGCAGTCTATTGGAACAGCGCCTTTAGTTTTGGTAAATCATGCGTTAACAGGCAATTCGCAAGTTATTGGAGAAAATGGTTGGTGGGAATCTTTAATTGGAGAACAAAAGACAATTAATACAAATAAGTATACAGTTTTAGTTTTCAACATTCCAGGAAATGGTTATCAAGATGAAAATAATCTAATTGAAAACTATCAAGATTTTACCACTTATGATATTGCTAATTTATTTTGGAAAGGAATCGATTCGTTTAAAGTGAATCAAGTTTTTGCAGTCATTGGCGGAAGTTTAGGTGGAGCAATTGCGTGGGAAATGGCAGCGATTCGACCAAAAGCGATTGCGAATTTAATTCCGGTAGCAACAAATTGGAAAGCTTCTGATTGGTTGATTGGAAATGTGTTAATTCAAGATTTGATTCTGAATAATTCCAAAAATCCAATTCACGATGCACGAATTCACGCCATGTTATTGTACCGAACACCTGAATCATTGCAAGATAAATTCAATACAAAATTGCAAAGTGCAGAAGGATTATTTCAAGTAGAAAGTTGGTTGTTGCATCACGGAGAAAAATTGCAAAACAGATTTCAACTTTCGGCATACAAACTGATGAATCATTTGTTGAAAACTACCGATATTTTTAGAAATCGCAACCAATCTGAAGTTATAAAAAACATTACGTCAAACATTCATTTAGTAAGCGTTGATAACGATTATTTTTTTACGGCAAACGAAATCAAAACTGCTTTTCAGGAAATCAAAAACTACAAAAACAATGCATTTTATCACGAAATCAAATCTATTCACGGGCACGATGCTTTCTTGATAGAATTTGAACAACTAAACAACATACTTAAACCTATATTCAATTAA
- the epsC gene encoding serine O-acetyltransferase EpsC, which translates to MKNKLKELFDFKQQQQLFLFDKFKAEIWSEELFKWLFLAGEESCRFDLFEEKVTELKSELTIFLKQLKVEKASEVTASFFEELPTIHKLLLADLDAILEFDPAAKSRSEVLMSYPGFFTIVVHRIAYFFWNKEVPVFPRVLSEYAHSKTGIDIHPAAKIGERFFIDHGTGVVIGETAEIGNDVKIYQGVTLGALSVSKDKAEQKRHPTIEDGVIIYANATILGGKTIVGKGSVIGGNVWLTESVPSQTLVFHKSEVIVKDKIDTSKIIDFSI; encoded by the coding sequence ATGAAAAATAAACTAAAAGAATTATTTGATTTCAAACAGCAACAACAGCTTTTTTTGTTTGATAAGTTCAAAGCAGAAATTTGGAGCGAAGAACTTTTTAAATGGTTGTTTTTAGCAGGTGAAGAAAGTTGTCGCTTTGATTTGTTTGAAGAAAAAGTAACCGAGTTGAAAAGTGAACTAACTATTTTTTTGAAGCAATTAAAAGTTGAAAAAGCTTCAGAAGTTACAGCTTCATTTTTTGAAGAATTACCAACTATTCACAAGCTTTTGCTGGCTGATTTAGATGCTATATTGGAGTTTGATCCGGCAGCAAAATCACGTAGTGAAGTGTTGATGTCTTATCCTGGTTTTTTTACCATAGTAGTTCATAGAATAGCCTACTTTTTTTGGAACAAAGAAGTGCCGGTTTTTCCAAGAGTTCTTTCAGAATATGCACATTCTAAAACAGGAATAGATATTCATCCGGCGGCTAAAATTGGAGAGCGCTTTTTTATCGATCATGGAACGGGAGTAGTAATTGGCGAAACCGCAGAAATAGGAAACGATGTAAAAATTTATCAGGGAGTTACGCTTGGAGCTTTAAGTGTAAGCAAAGACAAAGCCGAGCAAAAAAGACATCCGACTATTGAAGATGGTGTGATTATTTATGCGAATGCAACCATTTTAGGAGGGAAAACAATCGTAGGAAAAGGTTCCGTAATTGGCGGAAATGTTTGGTTAACCGAAAGTGTTCCTTCTCAAACTTTGGTTTTTCATAAAAGTGAAGTCATTGTGAAAGATAAAATCGATACCAGTAAAATAATCGATTTCAGTATATAA
- a CDS encoding O-acetylhomoserine aminocarboxypropyltransferase/cysteine synthase family protein, which produces MSTQKFATNALHAGYDVKQNRGTRAIPIYQTTSYVFNDADHAANLFGLAEPGYIYTRLNNPTNDVLEQRLAALEGGIGAVVTASGASAISTTLLTLLKTGDHIVASNSLYGGTYNLLNVTLPRLGITTTFVDPSDAKNFTDAAQDNTRAFFAETLGNPKLDIIDLETIASEAKAFKVPFIVDNTVPSPYLLNPIQFGADIVIHSLTKYIGGNGTSLGGVIIDAGNFDWSSGKFPEFTEPSAGYHGLKYYEALGAASFIAKARIEGLRDLGAALSPFNAFQILQSLETLEIRIKKHSENALALAKWLSEQDEVAWVNYPGLKSSKYYDLAQQYLPKGQSGIVTFGLKGGFDAAKKVANETQLFSLLANIGDTKSLIIHPASTTHQQLTEEQQKTTGVTQDLIRLSVGLEDIEDLKSDLQAVFEKLAVNTTV; this is translated from the coding sequence ATGAGCACACAAAAATTTGCAACAAACGCCCTTCACGCAGGTTATGACGTGAAACAAAATAGAGGAACAAGAGCTATTCCAATTTATCAAACTACATCGTATGTTTTTAACGATGCAGATCATGCCGCTAATTTATTTGGTTTAGCAGAACCCGGTTATATTTATACAAGATTAAACAATCCAACGAATGATGTTTTGGAACAACGTTTAGCAGCACTAGAAGGAGGAATTGGAGCGGTGGTAACTGCATCGGGAGCTTCGGCTATTTCTACCACTTTACTAACTTTACTAAAAACGGGCGATCATATTGTGGCTTCCAATAGTTTATATGGCGGAACCTATAATTTACTGAATGTTACATTGCCAAGACTAGGAATTACGACCACTTTTGTAGATCCTTCGGATGCTAAAAACTTTACCGATGCGGCTCAAGACAATACCAGAGCATTTTTCGCAGAAACTTTAGGAAATCCAAAATTAGATATAATCGATCTAGAAACTATTGCTAGCGAAGCAAAAGCATTCAAAGTTCCATTTATAGTAGACAATACGGTACCTTCTCCTTATTTGTTAAACCCAATTCAGTTTGGAGCAGATATCGTCATTCATTCGTTGACCAAATATATTGGTGGAAACGGAACTTCATTAGGTGGTGTAATTATCGATGCCGGAAATTTTGACTGGAGCAGTGGAAAATTCCCCGAATTTACGGAGCCATCAGCAGGTTACCACGGATTAAAATATTATGAAGCGTTAGGAGCGGCTTCGTTTATAGCGAAAGCAAGAATTGAAGGATTACGTGATTTAGGAGCGGCATTAAGTCCGTTTAATGCATTCCAAATTTTACAAAGCTTAGAAACTTTGGAAATCCGAATCAAAAAACATAGTGAAAATGCTTTGGCTTTAGCAAAATGGTTAAGCGAACAAGACGAAGTAGCTTGGGTAAATTATCCAGGATTAAAATCGAGTAAATATTACGATTTGGCGCAACAGTATTTACCAAAAGGGCAATCAGGAATTGTAACCTTCGGTCTAAAAGGTGGATTTGATGCAGCTAAAAAAGTGGCTAATGAAACGCAATTATTTTCTTTATTAGCGAATATTGGGGATACCAAATCGTTAATCATTCACCCAGCGAGTACAACTCACCAACAATTGACAGAAGAACAGCAAAAAACTACTGGCGTGACACAAGATTTAATTCGTTTGTCAGTTGGTTTAGAAGATATAGAAGATTTAAAATCCGATTTACAAGCGGTTTTTGAAAAACTTGCCGTAAATACAACAGTTTAG
- the metK gene encoding methionine adenosyltransferase — protein sequence MAYLFTSESVSEGHPDKIADQISDALIDNFLAFDAESKVACETLVTTGQVILAGEVKSKTYLDVQQIARDVIKKIGYTKSEYMFEANSCGVLSAIHEQSQDINQGVDRASKEEQGAGDQGMMFGYATSETEEYMPLALKLSHQLLQELAALRRENSAITYLRPDAKAQVTLEYSDDNKPVRIDAIVVSTQHDEFADEPTMLAKIKKDIIEILIPRVIAKNEQYAHLFNSDIKYHINPTGKFVIGGPHGDTGLTGRKIIVDTYGGKGAHGGGAFSGKDPSKVDRSAAYATRHIAKNLVAAGVADEVLVQVSYAIGVAEPTNIYVNTYGTAKVALNDGEIAKKVAEIFDMRPYFIEQRLKLRNPIYSETAAYGHMGRTPEIVSKTFTSPSGETVTTEVELFTWEKLDFVDKIKEVFHT from the coding sequence ATGGCTTATTTATTTACGTCAGAATCTGTTAGTGAAGGACATCCGGATAAAATTGCGGATCAAATTTCAGATGCATTAATTGATAACTTTTTAGCCTTTGACGCAGAGTCAAAAGTAGCTTGTGAAACTCTAGTTACTACTGGTCAAGTTATTTTAGCTGGTGAAGTTAAATCAAAAACTTATTTAGATGTTCAACAAATTGCTAGAGATGTAATCAAGAAAATTGGTTACACGAAAAGCGAATACATGTTTGAAGCTAACTCATGTGGTGTTCTATCTGCTATTCACGAACAATCTCAAGATATTAATCAAGGTGTTGACAGAGCTAGTAAAGAAGAACAAGGTGCTGGTGACCAAGGAATGATGTTTGGTTATGCAACTAGCGAAACTGAAGAATACATGCCACTTGCCTTGAAATTATCTCACCAACTTTTACAAGAATTAGCTGCTTTACGAAGAGAAAATTCAGCTATTACTTATTTAAGACCCGATGCTAAAGCGCAAGTTACTTTAGAATATTCTGATGATAACAAACCGGTTCGTATAGATGCCATTGTGGTTTCTACACAACATGATGAGTTTGCTGACGAACCAACGATGTTAGCTAAAATCAAAAAAGATATAATTGAAATTTTGATTCCTAGAGTTATTGCTAAAAATGAGCAATATGCACATTTGTTCAATAGCGATATTAAATATCACATTAATCCAACCGGGAAATTCGTAATTGGCGGACCACATGGAGATACTGGTTTAACTGGAAGAAAAATTATCGTTGATACTTACGGCGGAAAAGGAGCTCATGGTGGTGGTGCTTTTTCTGGTAAAGATCCAAGTAAAGTAGACCGTTCTGCTGCTTACGCAACTCGTCATATTGCTAAAAACTTAGTTGCTGCAGGTGTTGCTGATGAAGTTTTAGTTCAGGTTTCTTACGCTATTGGTGTCGCAGAACCGACAAACATCTATGTTAACACTTATGGAACTGCAAAAGTGGCTTTAAACGACGGTGAAATTGCTAAAAAGGTTGCCGAAATTTTTGACATGAGACCTTATTTCATTGAACAACGTTTAAAACTACGTAATCCAATTTATAGTGAAACAGCTGCTTACGGACACATGGGAAGAACTCCTGAAATTGTATCCAAAACTTTTACTTCGCCAAGCGGAGAAACTGTTACAACAGAAGTTGAATTATTTACTTGGGAAAAATTAGACTTTGTAGATAAAATTAAAGAAGTATTTCATACATAA